The sequence TGCGCGTACCACCAGGTAGTTCTCGTGGCATCCGTAGGAGTTGCCCGCCGAATCGGTGTTGTTCTTGAACAGGTAGATGTCGCCGCCGATCCCCTCATCGGCGAGCCGTTGCTCGGCATCGATCAGCAGGTCTTCGAGAACGAGCTCACCGGCCCGATCGTGATTGATGAGCTGGATCAGGCTGTCGCACTCGGCAGTCGCGTACTCCGGATGCGATCCGACGTCGAGGTAGAGGCGCGCGCCGTTCTGCAGGAAGACGTTGGACGACCGCCCCCAGGAGACGACCCTCCGGAAGAGGTAGCGGGCCACCTCGTCCGGACTCAACCGACGATGACCGTGAAAGGTACATGTGACACCGAATTCGGTCTCGATACCCATGATTCGACGCTGCACATCGTCAACCTTACCCGCGGAACACCCTGCGGACCCGGCGACGCGACGGGCGGTGACCCGACCGTATCGTCCGGTCCGGTCACCGCCCGGGTGCCGTGTGGGTCCCGCGCCCCCTAGGAGGGGTCGGCGGGGTTCGCGTCACTGCCGTCGACCGGCGGATCCGCTGTCGCGGCGACGCTCGGCAGGAGGTCGGTCAGCGCGGCGTTGGTGAGTCGCCGGAATGCCCGGCGGGGCCGGTTCCGGTCGAGGATCGCGACCTCGAGGTCATTGGCGGTCAGTTCCCGGGGCGGTGCCGACGTCGCGGTGGCGGTCGACGACGAGCCGGATCCGTTTCCGCTCGCCTCGGGCGGTGTCGACAACGCCGTCACTGCGACCTCGAGCGCCGCACCGAGTTCGAGGTCGGGTTGGTAGCTGTCGCGTAGCGCCGCGGTGATCGCCTCATTGGCGCCACCCATCACCAGAAACCGGGTCTCGTCCGAGATCGAACCGTCGTAGCTGATCCGATACAGCTGTGACGGACCGGGCTTGCCAGG is a genomic window of Gordonia sp. SID5947 containing:
- the prcA gene encoding proteasome subunit alpha, yielding MTFPYYASAEQIMRDRSDLARKGIARGRSVVALTYADGVLFVAENPSNTLRKVSEIYDRIGFAAVGKYNEFESLRKAGIQLADMRGYSYDRADVAGLSLANAYANTLGAVFTEQAKPYEVELCVAEVSKPGKPGPSQLYRISYDGSISDETRFLVMGGANEAITAALRDSYQPDLELGAALEVAVTALSTPPEASGNGSGSSSTATATSAPPRELTANDLEVAILDRNRPRRAFRRLTNAALTDLLPSVAATADPPVDGSDANPADPS